A section of the Paenibacillus yonginensis genome encodes:
- a CDS encoding winged helix-turn-helix transcriptional regulator: MANELKERINLKEINCEKELTLAVIGGKWKLIILWHLGLEGTKRFGELKKLIPNITQKMLTNQLRELEDDKLISRKVYPEVPPRVEYSMTEYGTSLMPVLRSMYEWGKHYGEAVVWNGSAEAPSAGDSAQESISSPEPVAAAVSE; the protein is encoded by the coding sequence TTGGCTAACGAGCTGAAGGAACGGATTAATCTCAAGGAGATTAACTGTGAGAAGGAATTAACCCTTGCCGTGATCGGCGGGAAATGGAAATTGATCATTTTGTGGCATCTCGGTCTGGAAGGCACCAAACGGTTTGGGGAGCTGAAGAAGCTGATTCCGAACATTACACAAAAAATGCTGACCAACCAGCTTCGTGAGCTGGAGGATGACAAGCTGATCAGCCGCAAGGTGTATCCGGAGGTCCCTCCGCGCGTCGAGTATTCCATGACGGAATACGGCACGAGCCTGATGCCGGTGCTGAGATCGATGTATGAGTGGGGCAAACACTACGGGGAAGCCGTAGTCTGGAACGGATCTGCAGAGGCGCCATCAGCCGGGGACTCGGCCCAGGAATCCATCTCGTCACCAGAGCCTGTGGCCGCTGCGGTTAGTGAATAA
- the hxlB gene encoding 6-phospho-3-hexuloisomerase — protein sequence MNASSHLARLIASELEQSAQLIADSSITELAETVMRSEQVFLAGAGRSGLMGRAFAMRLMHAGIPAYVVGETVTPGITERDLLIIGSGSGETASLVLMASKAKAAKASVAAVTINPDSSLGSISDLVVKLPGAVKDRSEQDQGAGTLTLQPMGSLFEQTLLLFYDAVILRIMQLKGLNGTGMYGNHANLE from the coding sequence ATGAACGCCTCTTCTCATTTGGCCCGGCTGATCGCCAGCGAACTGGAGCAGTCGGCACAGCTGATCGCTGACAGCTCCATAACGGAGCTGGCTGAGACGGTCATGCGTTCAGAGCAGGTGTTTCTGGCCGGGGCTGGCCGCTCGGGCTTGATGGGCCGGGCCTTTGCCATGCGCCTTATGCATGCCGGCATTCCGGCTTATGTGGTAGGCGAGACGGTTACGCCTGGAATTACGGAGCGGGATCTGCTGATCATCGGCTCCGGCTCCGGCGAGACCGCCAGTCTGGTCCTGATGGCAAGCAAAGCCAAAGCGGCTAAAGCTTCTGTGGCTGCTGTTACGATTAATCCGGATTCTTCCCTCGGTTCAATCAGCGACCTGGTCGTTAAACTTCCCGGGGCTGTTAAGGACCGGAGCGAGCAGGATCAAGGCGCAGGAACCCTGACACTCCAGCCAATGGGCTCCTTGTTTGAGCAAACCCTGCTGCTCTTCTACGATGCCGTTATCCTGCGGATCATGCAGCTCAAAGGATTGAACGGCACGGGGATGTACGGCAACCATGCCAATTTGGAATAA
- the hxlA gene encoding 3-hexulose-6-phosphate synthase, which translates to MELQLALDLVDITGAKEVVAEVAEYIDIVEIGTPVIINEGLHAVKAVKEAFPNLTVLADLKVMDAGGYEVMKAAEAGAGIVTILGVADDLTISGAVAEAKKQGARILVDMINVKNLAERAKEVDALGVDFICVHSGYDHQAAGMNSFEDLRTIKGVVKQAKTAIAGGIKLDTIAEVVSAGPDLVIVGGGITGADDRKAAAAEIQKLVRQA; encoded by the coding sequence ATGGAACTTCAATTGGCACTCGATCTGGTGGATATTACAGGCGCAAAGGAAGTTGTCGCCGAGGTTGCTGAATATATTGATATCGTTGAAATCGGAACTCCCGTTATTATCAACGAAGGTTTGCACGCTGTTAAGGCGGTTAAAGAAGCTTTCCCCAACCTGACGGTCCTTGCCGACCTTAAGGTGATGGATGCGGGCGGATACGAGGTCATGAAAGCGGCTGAAGCCGGTGCCGGGATCGTTACGATCCTTGGCGTAGCCGACGACTTGACGATCAGCGGTGCGGTAGCGGAAGCGAAGAAGCAAGGCGCTCGGATTCTGGTGGACATGATCAATGTCAAAAATCTGGCCGAACGTGCCAAAGAAGTAGACGCGCTTGGTGTTGATTTTATCTGCGTACACTCCGGTTATGACCACCAGGCTGCGGGAATGAACTCGTTTGAAGACTTGCGTACGATCAAGGGCGTAGTGAAGCAAGCCAAAACAGCTATCGCCGGCGGCATCAAGCTGGATACGATTGCCGAGGTAGTCAGCGCCGGACCGGATCTGGTCATCGTAGGCGGCGGAATCACCGGCGCAGACGACCGGAAAGCAGCGGCAGCGGAAATTCAAAAGCTCGTGAGGCAGGCGTAA